In one Desulfoferula mesophila genomic region, the following are encoded:
- the glf gene encoding UDP-galactopyranose mutase, which yields MYDALVVGAGLSGLVMAERLCTQLGWKCLLIDRREHIGGNCYDAPDANGVLTHLYGPHYFRSNYPEAIAYLSAFTTWREIRYRVSSFTDGRHWSFPINLRTFEQLIGRESSPEEFRGWLDRRRMSFGEPQNSEEAMLASVGPELYEKFFKGYTQKQWNKHPRDLHPSVCRRIPIRTTRDEAYFDDSFQAMPQEGYTALFQRMLQACGNNLDLRLGLDFSEARNRFAYGHLIYTGPIDEYFGTGLGRLEYRSLRFELESYSSRDLARLGRQGFRQPYLQVNYPNSQPYTRIVEIKHATGQDTPHTNLMREYPQECAPGREPYYPVLTPPNLALYQKYLGLAAKERGVTFLGRLATYTYLNMDQAVERALRVFQGKFAAGVYGAGRERRA from the coding sequence ATGTACGACGCCCTGGTGGTCGGAGCGGGCCTTTCCGGTTTGGTGATGGCCGAGAGGCTGTGCACCCAACTGGGTTGGAAATGCCTGCTCATAGACCGGCGGGAACACATCGGGGGCAACTGTTACGACGCGCCCGACGCCAACGGTGTCTTGACCCACCTCTACGGGCCGCACTATTTCCGCAGCAATTATCCGGAGGCGATCGCCTATCTGAGCGCTTTCACCACCTGGCGCGAAATCCGCTACCGGGTCAGCTCCTTTACCGACGGCAGGCACTGGAGCTTTCCCATAAACCTGCGCACCTTCGAGCAACTCATCGGTAGGGAATCGAGCCCGGAGGAGTTCCGCGGCTGGCTGGACCGCCGCAGGATGTCCTTTGGCGAGCCCCAAAATTCCGAAGAGGCGATGCTGGCCTCGGTGGGGCCGGAGCTGTACGAAAAGTTCTTCAAAGGCTACACCCAGAAGCAGTGGAACAAGCATCCGCGGGATTTGCATCCCTCGGTTTGCCGCCGCATACCCATCCGCACCACCCGCGACGAGGCCTACTTTGACGACAGCTTCCAGGCCATGCCCCAAGAGGGATACACGGCACTGTTCCAACGCATGCTTCAGGCCTGCGGCAACAACCTCGATCTGCGGCTGGGCCTGGATTTCTCGGAGGCCCGGAACCGCTTCGCCTACGGGCACCTGATCTACACCGGGCCCATAGACGAATACTTCGGCACCGGCCTGGGGCGGCTGGAATACCGCTCGCTGCGTTTCGAGCTGGAATCCTACTCCTCGCGGGATCTGGCGCGGCTGGGCAGGCAAGGCTTTCGGCAACCCTATCTGCAGGTCAACTACCCCAATTCCCAGCCCTACACCCGTATCGTGGAGATCAAGCACGCCACGGGCCAGGACACCCCGCACACCAACCTGATGCGTGAGTATCCCCAGGAGTGCGCCCCGGGACGCGAGCCCTATTATCCCGTGCTCACCCCGCCCAACCTGGCTCTGTACCAAAAATACCTCGGGCTGGCCGCCAAGGAGAGGGGGGTCACCTTCCTGGGGCGTTTGGCCACCTATACCTACCTCAACATGGACCAGGCGGTGGAGCGGGCCCTGCGGGTCTTCCAGGGCAAGTTCGCGGCCGGCGTCTATGGCGCGGGCCGTGAGCGGAGGGCCTGA
- a CDS encoding rubredoxin yields the protein MSDYDDAKYECPCGYVYDPAEGDYERGVMPATAFGDLPADWVCPLCGSEKQYFERVD from the coding sequence CAAGTACGAATGCCCCTGCGGCTACGTCTACGATCCGGCGGAGGGAGACTACGAGCGCGGGGTGATGCCCGCCACCGCCTTCGGCGACCTGCCGGCGGATTGGGTCTGCCCTCTGTGCGGCTCGGAGAAGCAATACTTCGAGCGAGTGGACTAA
- a CDS encoding branched-chain amino acid ABC transporter substrate-binding protein: MKSSKILCLVLGLMMALAATPALAKDTVQVAFIGPLTGGVSAIGVGGRNSADLAVRLRNADPKAKYKYELVVLDDECKPNAGVQVATKAAADKKIIAAATQYCSVVALAAVDVYHRFGLPVIVWGAVHPGITYGNTYKEVHRINGTMINQNEVAAKFVTGLGYKTWVLLYDTTDYGKGMYEYFSKYLKQNGGKVLGSFGVNADQQDFTAELTQAKKLNPDVIWFGGLTPLGVRIRLQMDKLGIKSQFQSCSGIISDAFITGAGELAEGTIAFREGEPVEDLPGGKWFLKEYEKAGYKEAPDAFGPFAFAAMNMILDGIEAAGPNRKAVVKWLSNIKDYKTIVGQVTFDDHGQNISPAITKYVVQDGKWVPWKSSEYASGKRKLKNR; the protein is encoded by the coding sequence ATGAAGTCGAGCAAGATTCTATGCCTGGTCCTGGGGCTCATGATGGCCCTGGCGGCCACCCCCGCCCTGGCCAAGGACACCGTCCAGGTGGCCTTTATCGGCCCCCTTACCGGCGGCGTGTCGGCCATCGGCGTGGGCGGGCGCAACTCGGCCGACCTGGCGGTGAGGCTGCGCAACGCGGACCCCAAGGCCAAGTACAAATATGAGCTGGTGGTGCTGGACGACGAGTGCAAGCCCAACGCCGGCGTGCAGGTGGCCACCAAGGCCGCGGCCGACAAGAAGATCATCGCCGCGGCCACCCAGTACTGCTCCGTGGTGGCCCTGGCCGCCGTGGACGTGTACCACCGCTTCGGCCTGCCGGTGATCGTGTGGGGCGCGGTGCATCCGGGCATCACCTACGGCAACACCTACAAGGAAGTCCACCGCATCAACGGCACCATGATCAACCAAAACGAGGTGGCCGCCAAGTTCGTGACCGGCCTGGGCTACAAGACCTGGGTGCTGCTTTATGACACCACCGATTACGGCAAGGGCATGTACGAGTACTTCTCCAAGTACTTGAAGCAAAACGGCGGCAAGGTGCTGGGCAGCTTCGGGGTCAACGCCGACCAGCAGGACTTCACCGCCGAGCTGACCCAGGCCAAGAAGCTCAATCCCGACGTGATCTGGTTCGGCGGCCTGACTCCCCTGGGCGTGCGCATCCGTTTGCAGATGGACAAGCTGGGCATCAAATCCCAGTTCCAGAGCTGCTCGGGCATCATCTCCGACGCCTTCATTACCGGCGCGGGTGAGCTGGCCGAGGGCACCATCGCCTTCCGCGAGGGCGAGCCGGTGGAAGACCTGCCCGGCGGCAAGTGGTTCCTGAAGGAATACGAGAAAGCCGGCTATAAGGAGGCTCCGGACGCTTTTGGTCCCTTCGCTTTCGCGGCCATGAACATGATCCTGGACGGCATCGAGGCGGCCGGCCCCAACCGCAAGGCGGTGGTCAAGTGGCTGTCCAACATCAAGGACTACAAGACCATCGTGGGCCAGGTCACCTTTGACGATCACGGCCAGAACATTTCGCCGGCTATCACCAAGTACGTGGTACAGGACGGCAAGTGGGTTCCCTGGAAGAGCTCCGAGTACGCCAGCGGAAAGCGCAAGCTCAAGAACCGCTAA
- a CDS encoding glycosyltransferase translates to MAAPGTKGPLVVYFAPWSYWERENRSQPLARALAELGHQVLYLNYPLGRRLGSRFKRLLVRRTHQLEQPGLHLSVGGPFWRTYHWPDMIYVSPQGLSSRQKAYVDFLLRLIQEEPFRGRELVVLSSRMISQPFVRRTRPRMYALDLEDPWSHFQEVWSTSREDLVPALRGFCREAQLVFANGRKIAEGAQGTFLEQEPQILLNGVDPDKFHPDPSVPRPADYPPGPSVLYSGMVNERLDFELLEKVFSALRQVNFVFLGGIYSHFVPTIRQLMECYPNVHFLGHRPVEELFAYLQQADLFMIPSCQDEAWTRAFPAKVFEYFMFGKQSVSTFPLEDIPEQYRFAIRVAQDAESFVRQVQEGLTGESRGQEITAYGRRQTWSSRAEQVARALGLGG, encoded by the coding sequence ATGGCCGCGCCCGGAACCAAAGGGCCGCTTGTCGTCTACTTCGCCCCCTGGAGCTATTGGGAGCGGGAAAACCGCAGCCAGCCCCTGGCCCGGGCCCTGGCCGAATTGGGCCACCAGGTGCTCTATCTCAACTATCCCCTGGGGAGGCGCCTGGGCAGCCGTTTCAAGCGATTGCTGGTCCGGCGCACCCACCAGTTGGAGCAACCGGGCCTGCATCTGAGCGTGGGGGGGCCGTTCTGGCGCACCTATCATTGGCCGGACATGATCTACGTTTCCCCGCAAGGGCTTTCGTCACGGCAAAAGGCCTACGTGGATTTTCTGCTGCGCCTTATTCAAGAGGAGCCGTTTCGGGGGCGCGAGCTGGTGGTGCTCTCCAGCCGCATGATCTCCCAGCCCTTTGTACGCCGGACGCGGCCCCGCATGTACGCCTTGGACCTGGAGGATCCCTGGTCCCATTTCCAGGAGGTGTGGAGCACCTCGCGTGAGGATCTGGTCCCCGCCCTGCGGGGATTCTGCCGCGAAGCCCAGTTGGTTTTCGCCAACGGCCGCAAGATAGCCGAAGGCGCCCAAGGGACCTTTCTGGAACAAGAGCCGCAGATTTTGCTCAACGGGGTGGACCCGGACAAATTCCATCCGGACCCCAGCGTGCCCCGGCCGGCGGACTATCCCCCCGGGCCCAGCGTGTTGTATTCGGGCATGGTGAACGAGCGCCTCGACTTCGAGCTGTTGGAAAAGGTGTTTTCGGCCCTGCGGCAGGTTAATTTTGTCTTTCTGGGAGGCATTTATTCCCATTTTGTGCCCACCATCCGCCAATTGATGGAGTGTTATCCCAACGTCCATTTCCTGGGTCACCGCCCGGTGGAGGAACTTTTTGCCTATTTGCAGCAGGCCGACCTGTTCATGATCCCCTCTTGCCAGGACGAGGCCTGGACCCGCGCCTTCCCAGCCAAGGTGTTTGAGTATTTCATGTTCGGCAAGCAGAGCGTCTCCACCTTTCCCTTGGAGGACATACCGGAGCAGTACCGCTTTGCCATCCGGGTGGCCCAAGACGCCGAGAGCTTCGTCCGCCAGGTACAGGAGGGTCTGACAGGGGAATCGCGCGGCCAGGAAATCACGGCCTACGGCCGGCGGCAGACCTGGAGCTCCCGGGCGGAGCAGGTGGCGCGGGCCCTGGGGCTGGGTGGGTGA
- a CDS encoding branched-chain amino acid ABC transporter permease, whose translation MDFGLIAQHIANGLMMGLIYALVAVGFTLFFGVLDIIKFSHGDVLTWGVFTAFSMYLLLTWMGLGHPVVILVIVAVVAMAAIALLGAGIAKVLIIPLKGAPPLNVLLITLMLGTVLRESIRLFYPDGANPKHFPALLPDWSYSWGNFTLRFDNTVMLISGLLMIVLVQLLIKRTKLGMAIRAVSQDEETARLMGINFNLVVYITFALGSALAAFAGVAYGLYYNEINFNIGLLLGAIGFSAAAVGGFGNIYGAIVGGFLFALLQTIGAAALPFASAYKDVFAFGVVIIIMAIKPTGLLGEKETERV comes from the coding sequence ATGGATTTTGGACTGATCGCCCAGCATATAGCCAACGGACTGATGATGGGGCTGATCTACGCTCTGGTGGCCGTGGGCTTCACCCTGTTCTTCGGGGTGCTGGACATCATAAAATTCTCCCACGGCGACGTGCTTACCTGGGGCGTATTCACGGCCTTTTCCATGTACCTGTTGCTCACCTGGATGGGCCTGGGGCACCCGGTGGTGATTCTGGTCATCGTGGCCGTGGTGGCCATGGCGGCCATCGCCCTATTGGGCGCGGGCATCGCCAAGGTGCTGATCATCCCCTTGAAGGGCGCTCCGCCGCTCAACGTGCTCTTGATCACCCTCATGCTGGGCACGGTGCTGCGCGAGTCCATCCGCCTGTTCTATCCCGACGGGGCCAACCCCAAGCACTTCCCGGCCCTCTTGCCCGACTGGAGCTATAGCTGGGGTAACTTCACCTTGCGCTTCGACAACACGGTGATGCTCATCTCCGGCTTGCTCATGATCGTGCTGGTGCAGCTGCTCATCAAGCGCACCAAGCTGGGCATGGCCATCCGCGCGGTGTCTCAGGACGAGGAAACGGCCCGGCTCATGGGCATCAACTTCAACCTGGTGGTCTACATCACCTTTGCCCTGGGCTCGGCCCTGGCCGCCTTTGCCGGGGTGGCCTACGGCCTGTACTACAACGAGATAAACTTCAACATAGGCCTGTTGCTGGGGGCAATCGGCTTCAGCGCCGCGGCGGTGGGCGGTTTCGGCAACATCTACGGAGCCATCGTGGGCGGCTTCCTCTTCGCCCTGCTCCAGACCATAGGCGCGGCGGCCCTGCCTTTTGCCAGCGCCTACAAAGACGTTTTCGCCTTCGGGGTGGTCATCATCATCATGGCCATCAAGCCCACCGGGCTGTTGGGCGAAAAGGAAACGGAGAGGGTGTAG